From Salipiger profundus, a single genomic window includes:
- a CDS encoding RNA degradosome polyphosphate kinase yields MTIADFLKAPLPAPADLPDLDPAGPDRFFNRELSWLGFNWRVLEEAENPNVPLLERLRFLSISATNLDEFYTVRVAGLRELAHAGNTNPAADGLTPAEQLVKINEDARALMAHQQKVLHQLEEQLAAAGIDIVLRDELTEADRAHLETAFLTQIFPVLSPLAIDPAHPFPFIANMGYCLAMSLERKRDRRTRNALLPIPHQIDRFIALPSAEGQNRFIYLEDVLLLHIESMFPGYRVKDHFGFRVLRDSDLEVEEEAEDLVREFEVALKRRRRGEVVRLTISSGAPGDLRRILQDELHVQDDEVIELDGMIGIADLKELVLDSRPDLLWPTFTPRVPERVQDHDGDMFAAIAQKDMLLHHPYETFDMVVRFLNQAALDPNVVAIKQTLYRTSKNSPIVAALCEAAEDGKSVTALVELKARFDEAANIRQSRRLERSGAHVVYGFLDWKTHAKISQVVRREGDKLVTYTHWGTGNYHPITAKIYTDLSFFTCNPALGRDAAKIFNYLSGYAEPVGLENLVISPHSLKPKMIELIEAEAEHARAGRPGRIWLKMNSLIEPNMIDALYAASQAGVEIDCVIRGICGLKPGIKGLSETIRVKSIVGRFLEHSRIVCFGNGHGLPHDKARVFISSADWMGRNLNRRVETGVEIENATVKAQIVSQIMAANLADTTQSWVMEPSGKFTRHPVPEGEAPFNCHRFFMENPSLSGRGSAGAGDVPRLTHGD; encoded by the coding sequence ATGACGATTGCCGATTTCCTCAAAGCTCCGCTGCCGGCCCCGGCCGACCTGCCCGATCTCGATCCCGCCGGTCCGGACCGCTTCTTCAACCGCGAGCTGAGCTGGCTCGGCTTCAACTGGCGCGTACTGGAAGAGGCCGAGAACCCCAACGTGCCGCTGCTGGAGCGGCTGCGCTTCCTGTCGATCTCGGCCACCAACCTCGACGAGTTCTACACCGTGCGCGTTGCCGGCCTGCGCGAGCTTGCCCACGCGGGCAACACCAACCCGGCCGCCGACGGGCTGACCCCGGCCGAGCAGCTCGTGAAGATCAACGAGGACGCACGCGCGCTCATGGCGCACCAGCAGAAGGTGCTGCACCAGCTCGAGGAGCAGCTCGCCGCCGCCGGCATCGACATCGTGCTGCGCGACGAGCTGACCGAGGCCGACCGCGCGCATCTTGAAACCGCGTTCCTCACGCAGATCTTCCCGGTGCTGTCGCCGCTGGCCATCGACCCGGCGCACCCGTTCCCCTTCATCGCCAACATGGGCTACTGCCTTGCGATGTCGCTCGAGCGCAAGCGCGACCGGCGCACCCGCAACGCGCTGCTGCCGATCCCGCATCAGATCGACCGCTTCATCGCCCTGCCCTCGGCCGAGGGCCAGAACCGGTTCATCTACCTCGAGGACGTGCTGCTGCTGCACATCGAGAGCATGTTCCCCGGCTACCGGGTCAAGGATCACTTCGGCTTCCGCGTGCTGCGCGACAGCGACCTCGAGGTCGAGGAAGAGGCCGAGGATCTCGTGCGCGAGTTCGAGGTGGCGCTGAAGCGGCGCCGCCGCGGCGAGGTGGTGCGGCTTACCATCAGTTCCGGCGCACCCGGCGACCTGCGCCGCATCCTGCAGGACGAGTTGCACGTGCAGGACGACGAGGTCATCGAGCTCGACGGCATGATCGGCATCGCCGACCTCAAGGAGCTGGTGCTCGACAGCCGGCCCGACCTGCTCTGGCCGACCTTCACCCCGCGTGTGCCCGAGCGGGTGCAGGACCATGACGGCGACATGTTCGCGGCCATCGCCCAGAAGGACATGCTCCTGCACCACCCCTACGAGACATTCGACATGGTGGTGCGCTTCCTCAATCAGGCGGCGCTCGACCCGAACGTGGTGGCGATCAAGCAGACGCTCTACCGGACCTCGAAGAACTCGCCCATCGTGGCCGCGCTCTGCGAGGCGGCCGAGGACGGCAAGTCGGTAACCGCGCTGGTCGAGCTCAAGGCCCGCTTCGACGAGGCCGCCAACATCCGCCAGTCGCGCCGGCTGGAACGCTCGGGCGCGCATGTGGTCTACGGCTTCCTCGACTGGAAGACCCACGCCAAGATCAGTCAGGTGGTGCGCCGCGAGGGCGACAAGCTGGTGACCTACACCCACTGGGGGACCGGCAACTACCACCCGATCACCGCCAAGATCTACACCGACCTGTCGTTCTTCACCTGCAACCCCGCCCTCGGGCGCGATGCGGCGAAGATCTTCAACTACCTGTCGGGCTACGCCGAGCCGGTGGGGCTCGAGAACCTCGTGATCTCGCCGCATTCGCTCAAGCCGAAGATGATCGAGCTGATCGAGGCCGAGGCCGAGCACGCCCGTGCCGGGCGCCCCGGGCGCATCTGGCTCAAGATGAACTCGCTGATCGAACCCAACATGATCGACGCGCTCTATGCCGCCAGTCAGGCGGGCGTCGAGATCGACTGCGTGATCCGGGGCATCTGCGGGCTGAAGCCGGGCATCAAGGGCCTGTCCGAGACCATCCGGGTGAAATCCATCGTCGGACGCTTCCTCGAGCATTCGCGGATCGTTTGCTTCGGCAACGGCCACGGCCTGCCGCACGACAAGGCGCGGGTGTTCATCTCTTCGGCGGACTGGATGGGGCGCAACCTCAACCGCCGGGTCGAAACCGGGGTCGAGATCGAGAACGCCACCGTCAAGGCGCAGATCGTCAGCCAGATCATGGCGGCGAACCTCGCCGACACGACGCAGAGCTGGGTCATGGAGCCGTCGGGGAAGTTCACGCGCCACCCGGTGCCAGAGGGCGAAGCGCCCTTCAATTGCCATCGGTTCTTCATGGAGAACCCCTCGCTTTCGGGCCGTGGCTCGGCGGGCGCCGGCGATGTGCCGCGGCTGACGCACGGCGACTGA
- a CDS encoding DnaA/Hda family protein, giving the protein MIRPKQLPLPLPVRAALGREDYFVSRSNGLAVALLDDWQSWPNGKMILVGPAGAGKTHLAHVWAAETGAAIVPAADLPGADIPALARGPICVEDADRSAGDRETEEALFHLHNLALAERQPLLVTARSAPRHWPLVVADLKSRMEGTQTATLPDPDDTLLAAVLAKLLADRQVVPTPDVIPYLVRHMSRSFAMARDLVDALDANAMGRPRGITRALARDVLARLEAAPKKRAE; this is encoded by the coding sequence ATGATCCGGCCGAAGCAGCTTCCCCTGCCCCTGCCGGTCCGCGCCGCGCTGGGGCGTGAGGATTACTTCGTCAGCCGCTCGAACGGGCTGGCCGTGGCGCTGCTCGACGACTGGCAGTCGTGGCCGAACGGGAAGATGATCCTCGTGGGGCCCGCCGGCGCCGGCAAGACGCATCTGGCGCACGTCTGGGCCGCCGAGACCGGTGCCGCCATCGTGCCCGCGGCCGACCTGCCCGGGGCCGACATCCCAGCGCTCGCTCGCGGGCCGATCTGCGTCGAGGACGCCGACCGATCCGCCGGAGACCGCGAGACGGAAGAGGCGCTGTTCCACCTCCACAACCTCGCGCTGGCCGAGCGGCAGCCGCTGCTGGTCACCGCCCGCAGCGCGCCCCGCCACTGGCCGCTGGTCGTCGCCGACCTGAAAAGCCGGATGGAGGGCACGCAGACCGCCACCCTGCCCGATCCCGACGACACGCTGCTGGCCGCCGTGCTCGCCAAGCTTCTGGCCGACCGGCAGGTGGTGCCGACGCCCGACGTGATCCCCTACCTCGTGCGGCACATGTCGCGCAGTTTCGCCATGGCGCGGGACCTGGTCGACGCGCTCGATGCCAACGCCATGGGACGACCGCGCGGGATCACCCGTGCGCTCGCGCGCGATGTGCTCGCAAGGCTTGAAGCGGCGCCGAAAAAGAGGGCAGAGTGA
- a CDS encoding AI-2E family transporter, whose translation MALPVRTQVSYWGIAAAVFIVLLWFLGDVLLPFVLGGAVAYFLDPVADRLERAGMSRAMATGTITVAAVLIFVILALAVVPALVRQTNQLVDVAPQLFRNLQAFLVEKFPSVMVEGNPMRETLAAVGDTIKERGAALLNTALTSAASLINILMLFVIVPVVAVYMLLDWDRMVARVDKLLPRDHAPVIRRLFRDIDATLAGFIRGMGSVCLILGVYYAVALWAVGLNFGLVVGVIAGMLTFIPYVGAIVGGALAIGLALFQFWGDWIWIAAVAGIFFFGQFLEGNFLTPKLVGNSVGLHPVWLIFALSVFGSLFGFIGMLVAVPLAAALGVVARFLIDQYTDSRLYRGTTEEGER comes from the coding sequence ATGGCTCTGCCGGTGCGCACACAGGTCAGCTACTGGGGCATCGCCGCGGCGGTGTTCATCGTGCTGCTGTGGTTCCTGGGCGACGTGCTGCTGCCCTTCGTCCTTGGCGGCGCGGTGGCCTATTTCCTCGATCCCGTCGCCGACCGGCTGGAACGCGCCGGCATGAGCCGCGCCATGGCCACCGGCACGATCACCGTGGCCGCGGTGCTGATCTTCGTCATCCTCGCGCTCGCTGTGGTGCCGGCGCTCGTGCGGCAGACCAACCAGCTGGTGGATGTCGCGCCGCAGCTCTTCCGCAACCTGCAGGCCTTCCTGGTCGAGAAGTTTCCCTCGGTCATGGTCGAGGGCAACCCGATGCGCGAGACCTTGGCTGCCGTGGGCGACACCATCAAGGAACGCGGCGCGGCGCTGCTCAACACCGCGCTGACCTCGGCCGCGTCGCTCATCAACATCCTGATGCTCTTCGTCATCGTGCCTGTCGTCGCGGTCTACATGCTGCTCGACTGGGACCGGATGGTCGCCCGCGTCGACAAGCTCCTGCCGCGCGACCATGCGCCGGTGATCCGCCGCCTGTTCCGCGACATCGACGCGACGCTCGCGGGCTTCATCCGGGGCATGGGGTCGGTCTGCCTGATCCTCGGGGTCTACTACGCGGTAGCGCTCTGGGCGGTAGGGCTGAACTTCGGCCTCGTGGTGGGCGTCATCGCCGGGATGCTGACCTTCATCCCCTACGTCGGCGCGATCGTCGGCGGCGCGCTGGCCATCGGGCTGGCGCTGTTCCAGTTCTGGGGCGACTGGATCTGGATCGCCGCCGTGGCGGGCATCTTCTTCTTCGGCCAGTTTCTCGAGGGCAACTTCCTCACGCCCAAGCTGGTCGGCAACTCGGTCGGGCTGCACCCGGTGTGGCTGATCTTCGCGCTGTCGGTCTTCGGATCGCTCTTCGGCTTCATCGGGATGCTGGTCGCCGTGCCGCTCGCCGCCGCCCTCGGGGTCGTCGCGCGCTTCCTCATCGACCAGTATACCGACAGCCGCCTCTACCGGGGGACGACGGAAGAGGGCGAACGATGA
- the proS gene encoding proline--tRNA ligase, producing MRLSRYFLPVLKETPAEAQIVSHRYMLRAGMIKQASAGIYSWLPLGYRVLRKIEDIIHDEQQRAGHIPLLMPTLQSADLWRESGRYEAYGEEMLRITDRHDRDMLYTPTAEELITDIFRANVSSYKDLPLTLYQIQWKFRDEIRPRFGVMRGREFYMKDGYNFDLTKEDALHAYNRHLVSYLRTYERMGLQAIPMRADSGPIGGDDTHEFLVLAETGESEVFYDSEITDLKFGDREIDYDSHEQCRAVLEEFTSRYARTDETHDEALFNQVPEERRRTARGIEVGQIFYFGTKYSEPMGATVSDGEGNQVPVHMGSHGIGVSRLLGAIIEASHDDKGIIWPEGVTPFHCGIVNLKSGDEAADAACDKIYAALRALGLDPLYDDTNDRAGAKFATMDLIGLPWRITVGPRGLKNGVVELTSRRTGESEELPPEEAVAKVAKIYGVAQG from the coding sequence ATGCGTCTGAGCCGCTATTTCCTGCCCGTCCTCAAGGAGACGCCCGCCGAGGCGCAGATCGTCTCGCACCGCTACATGCTGCGTGCCGGCATGATCAAGCAGGCGAGCGCGGGCATCTATTCCTGGCTGCCGCTGGGCTACAGGGTGCTGCGCAAGATCGAGGACATCATCCACGACGAACAGCAGCGCGCTGGCCATATCCCGCTGCTCATGCCGACGCTGCAGTCGGCGGATCTCTGGCGCGAGTCGGGCCGTTACGAGGCCTACGGCGAGGAGATGCTGCGCATCACCGACCGCCACGACCGCGACATGCTCTACACGCCCACCGCCGAGGAGCTGATCACCGACATCTTCCGCGCCAACGTCTCGTCCTACAAGGACCTGCCGCTGACGCTCTACCAGATCCAGTGGAAGTTCCGCGACGAGATCCGCCCGCGCTTCGGCGTGATGCGGGGCCGCGAGTTCTACATGAAGGACGGCTACAACTTCGACCTCACCAAGGAAGACGCGCTGCACGCCTACAACCGCCACCTCGTGTCCTACCTGCGCACCTACGAGCGCATGGGCCTTCAGGCGATCCCGATGCGCGCGGATTCCGGCCCGATCGGCGGCGACGACACCCATGAATTCCTCGTGCTGGCCGAGACCGGCGAGTCCGAGGTGTTCTACGACTCCGAGATCACCGACCTGAAGTTCGGCGACCGCGAGATCGACTACGACAGCCACGAGCAGTGCCGCGCCGTGCTCGAGGAGTTCACCTCGCGTTATGCCCGCACCGACGAGACCCACGACGAGGCCCTGTTCAACCAGGTCCCGGAAGAGCGCCGCCGCACCGCGCGCGGCATCGAGGTGGGGCAGATCTTCTACTTCGGCACCAAGTACTCCGAGCCGATGGGCGCCACCGTATCGGATGGCGAGGGCAACCAGGTGCCGGTGCACATGGGCTCGCACGGCATCGGCGTGTCGCGGCTGCTCGGCGCGATCATCGAGGCCAGTCACGACGACAAGGGCATCATCTGGCCCGAGGGCGTGACCCCGTTCCATTGCGGCATCGTCAACCTCAAGAGCGGCGACGAGGCGGCGGATGCGGCCTGCGACAAGATCTACGCGGCGCTCAGGGCGCTGGGCCTCGACCCGCTCTACGACGACACCAACGACCGGGCCGGGGCGAAATTCGCCACCATGGACCTGATCGGCCTGCCGTGGCGGATCACCGTCGGTCCGCGCGGGCTCAAGAACGGCGTTGTCGAGCTGACTTCGCGCCGCACCGGCGAGAGCGAGGAGCTGCCGCCCGAGGAGGCGGTTGCCAAGGTCGCGAAGATCTACGGCGTCGCGCAGGGCTGA
- a CDS encoding DUF2937 family protein: MILRTMALAAGLTGAATLSQFPEFSQQYTQRLGGAVDELTRVVAEFDRDAETVGLGRDEALRQLATGGDFGAARAESLRATVARQARLSSDLAAIEDAGPFMRARLAAHLADPDIAARAWENFRPGLPMTFEGAVFAGAGFGAGWLLLAALVSVLRWPLRRRRHRAPIMARAGRIEPGAPRRANG, encoded by the coding sequence ATGATCCTCAGGACGATGGCCCTTGCCGCGGGCCTCACAGGTGCGGCCACCCTGTCCCAGTTCCCGGAGTTCTCGCAGCAGTATACGCAGCGTCTCGGTGGCGCAGTGGACGAGCTGACCCGCGTCGTCGCGGAGTTCGACCGTGATGCCGAGACGGTGGGCCTCGGTCGGGACGAGGCGCTGCGCCAGCTCGCGACCGGCGGAGACTTCGGGGCGGCCCGCGCCGAGAGCCTGCGTGCGACCGTGGCGCGGCAGGCGAGGCTCTCCTCGGACCTCGCGGCCATCGAGGACGCGGGTCCCTTCATGCGCGCGCGTCTCGCGGCGCATCTCGCCGATCCCGACATCGCCGCGCGGGCCTGGGAGAATTTCCGGCCCGGCCTGCCGATGACCTTCGAAGGTGCGGTCTTTGCCGGCGCGGGATTCGGCGCGGGCTGGCTGCTACTGGCAGCGCTGGTCTCGGTGCTCCGCTGGCCGCTGCGCCGCCGCAGGCACCGCGCTCCGATAATGGCGCGGGCCGGTAGGATCGAGCCAGGCGCCCCGCGGCGCGCGAACGGATGA
- the glmM gene encoding phosphoglucosamine mutase yields MTRELFGTDGVRGTANAHPMTAEMALSIGAAAGRYFRREHGGVHRVVIGKDTRLSGYMFENALTAGLTSTGMNVLLLGPVPTPAVGLLTPSMRADLGIMISASHNPADDNGIKFFGPDGFKLSDEVESEIEALVASGVTPAPAGEIGRAKRIDDGRFRYQERVKSTLPHGMRLDGMKVVIDCANGAAYRTAPEVLWELGADVIPVGTAPNGLNINENCGSTKPMAAAEAVVAHGADVGICLDGDADRIILIDETGTVADGDQLMALMAARWAAEDRLRDGTLVATVMSNLGLERFLEGRGLNLQRTKVGDRYVVEAMRAHGWNLGGEQSGHIVMTDHATTGDGLMAGLQFLAEMVRTGEPASRLTRSFEPVPQLLKNVRFTAGKAPLEADSVKGAIAEAEAQLNGQGRLLIRKSGTEPLIRVMAECEDEALLAQVVDGIVDEVKAAV; encoded by the coding sequence ATGACGCGTGAGCTATTCGGCACCGACGGGGTGCGCGGAACCGCCAACGCCCACCCGATGACCGCCGAGATGGCGCTGAGCATCGGCGCCGCCGCCGGGCGCTATTTCCGCCGTGAACACGGCGGTGTGCACCGCGTGGTGATCGGCAAGGACACCCGGCTGTCCGGCTACATGTTCGAGAACGCGCTGACCGCGGGGCTGACCTCGACGGGAATGAACGTGCTGCTCCTGGGTCCGGTGCCGACACCGGCGGTGGGTCTGCTGACGCCCTCGATGCGGGCCGATCTCGGCATCATGATCTCGGCCAGCCACAACCCCGCCGACGACAACGGCATCAAGTTCTTCGGCCCCGACGGCTTCAAGCTCTCGGACGAGGTCGAGAGCGAGATCGAGGCGCTGGTCGCCTCAGGTGTGACCCCTGCCCCCGCAGGCGAGATCGGCCGGGCCAAGCGCATCGACGACGGCCGCTTCCGCTACCAGGAGCGGGTGAAATCCACCCTGCCCCACGGAATGCGGCTCGACGGGATGAAGGTGGTCATCGACTGCGCCAACGGTGCCGCCTACCGCACCGCGCCCGAGGTCCTCTGGGAGCTCGGCGCCGACGTGATCCCCGTGGGCACCGCGCCCAACGGCCTGAACATCAACGAGAACTGCGGCTCGACCAAGCCGATGGCCGCAGCCGAGGCGGTGGTCGCGCATGGTGCCGACGTGGGCATCTGCCTCGACGGCGACGCCGACCGCATCATCCTCATCGACGAGACCGGCACGGTGGCCGACGGCGACCAGCTGATGGCGCTGATGGCCGCCCGCTGGGCCGCCGAGGACCGGCTGCGCGATGGCACGCTGGTCGCGACGGTGATGTCGAACCTCGGTCTCGAGCGGTTCCTCGAGGGGCGCGGCCTCAATCTGCAACGCACCAAGGTCGGCGACCGCTACGTCGTCGAGGCGATGCGCGCGCACGGCTGGAACCTTGGCGGCGAGCAGTCGGGCCACATCGTGATGACCGACCATGCCACCACGGGCGACGGGCTGATGGCGGGGCTGCAGTTCCTCGCCGAGATGGTGCGCACCGGCGAGCCCGCCTCGCGGCTGACGCGCAGCTTCGAGCCGGTGCCGCAGCTGCTAAAGAACGTACGCTTCACCGCCGGCAAGGCGCCGCTCGAGGCCGACAGCGTCAAGGGCGCCATCGCCGAGGCCGAGGCACAGCTGAACGGTCAGGGGCGCCTGCTGATCCGCAAGTCGGGCACCGAGCCGCTGATCCGCGTCATGGCCGAATGCGAGGATGAGGCGTTGCTTGCGCAGGTCGTCGACGGCATCGTCGACGAGGTGAAGGCGGCGGTCTGA
- the folP gene encoding dihydropteroate synthase yields MRDYFRPLVRSDLPRPDDALPLAGGPRWFTHVARHRRDGSVARLPASDLPEDVAARLSARRAPLLGMPLDEPRIMAILNVTPDSFSDGGMDHSSAEAALRGRRLMAQGADLLDIGGESTRPGSETISPGEEIARTEPVVRALAGVPISIDTRKMQVARAACRAGAAVVNDVSGLTHDPVLADFCAENGLPVCIMHSQGDPQTMQDDPHYENVLLDVYDFLETQAAMLEERGLPRDKIIVDPGIGFGKTQAHNLALLHGLSLFHGLGCPILLGVSRKGFIGRIGEAPEPRDRAPGSIAVALAGIAQGAQIIRVHDVAATRQALALWNAVEQGDNHDA; encoded by the coding sequence ATGCGTGACTATTTCCGACCGCTGGTGCGGTCCGACCTCCCCCGCCCCGATGACGCCCTGCCACTGGCCGGCGGCCCGCGCTGGTTCACCCATGTCGCGCGGCACCGCCGCGACGGCAGCGTGGCCCGCCTGCCCGCCTCGGACCTGCCCGAGGACGTGGCCGCCCGGCTTTCGGCGCGCCGCGCGCCACTGCTCGGCATGCCGCTCGACGAGCCGCGGATCATGGCCATCCTCAACGTGACGCCCGACAGCTTCTCGGATGGCGGGATGGACCACTCGAGCGCCGAAGCCGCGCTGCGCGGACGCCGGCTGATGGCCCAGGGCGCGGACCTTCTCGACATCGGTGGCGAAAGCACGCGCCCCGGGTCCGAGACGATCTCGCCCGGCGAGGAAATCGCGCGCACCGAGCCGGTCGTGCGGGCGCTGGCCGGCGTACCGATCTCGATCGACACCCGCAAGATGCAGGTGGCCCGCGCCGCCTGTCGCGCCGGGGCTGCGGTGGTCAACGACGTCTCTGGGCTGACCCACGATCCCGTGCTTGCCGACTTCTGCGCCGAGAACGGGCTGCCGGTCTGCATCATGCACAGCCAGGGCGATCCGCAGACCATGCAGGACGACCCGCATTACGAGAACGTCCTGCTCGACGTCTACGACTTCCTCGAGACCCAGGCCGCGATGCTCGAGGAACGCGGGCTGCCGCGCGACAAGATCATCGTCGATCCCGGCATCGGTTTCGGCAAGACGCAGGCCCACAACCTCGCGCTGCTGCACGGGCTGTCGCTGTTCCACGGACTGGGGTGCCCGATCCTGCTCGGGGTTTCGCGCAAGGGGTTCATCGGCCGCATCGGCGAGGCGCCCGAGCCGCGCGACCGCGCCCCCGGCTCGATTGCCGTGGCGCTCGCAGGCATCGCGCAGGGCGCACAGATCATCCGGGTGCACGACGTCGCCGCCACGCGGCAGGCGCTGGCACTCTGGAACGCCGTCGAACAGGGAGACAACCATGACGCGTGA
- a CDS encoding dihydroneopterin aldolase — MADEIRLAFAHPSERAISTEGDAPRDRISLREHIREVEIGAFQAERGHTQRVRFDVVVEVTPAGGPLDDDVDRILSYDRVTEAITTELAAERVNLLETLAERIAERILLEPQAMRAFVRIEKLDRGPGALGVEIVRTRRDFGQHLHEVAQTRPHPRMVYLSNDAIASDALTGWIDRFSAESAPLILCVGLPDLARPQAEHPMAQRRVDLLAIEQNGWLLAARDPRCKVVSTRTELDWAMKNGQICVWAPSKIVLDAIQGPERQPRDSVALAAWFAGLMEACELVVIGETTPEGSPVPARAVTLRNS; from the coding sequence ATGGCCGATGAGATCCGACTAGCATTCGCCCATCCGTCCGAACGGGCCATCTCCACCGAGGGCGACGCGCCGCGCGACCGCATCTCGCTGCGCGAACACATCCGCGAGGTCGAGATTGGCGCCTTTCAGGCCGAGCGCGGCCACACCCAGCGCGTGCGCTTCGACGTTGTGGTCGAGGTCACGCCGGCCGGGGGGCCGCTCGACGACGACGTCGACCGCATCCTCAGCTACGACCGGGTGACCGAGGCGATCACCACCGAGCTTGCCGCCGAACGCGTCAACCTGCTGGAAACGCTCGCCGAGCGCATTGCCGAGCGCATCCTGCTCGAGCCGCAGGCGATGCGCGCCTTCGTCCGCATCGAGAAGCTCGACCGCGGCCCCGGCGCGCTCGGGGTCGAGATCGTGCGCACCCGGCGCGACTTCGGCCAGCACCTGCACGAGGTCGCGCAGACCCGGCCGCATCCGCGCATGGTCTACCTGTCGAACGATGCCATCGCCTCGGACGCGCTGACCGGCTGGATCGACCGCTTCTCGGCCGAGAGCGCGCCGCTGATCCTCTGCGTCGGCCTGCCCGACCTCGCCCGCCCGCAGGCCGAACATCCCATGGCGCAGCGCCGGGTCGACCTGCTTGCGATCGAGCAGAACGGCTGGCTTCTCGCCGCCCGCGATCCGCGCTGCAAGGTGGTGTCGACCCGGACCGAGCTCGACTGGGCGATGAAGAACGGCCAGATCTGTGTCTGGGCACCGTCGAAGATCGTGCTCGATGCGATCCAGGGCCCCGAGCGCCAGCCGCGCGACTCCGTCGCGCTCGCCGCATGGTTCGCCGGGCTGATGGAGGCCTGCGAACTGGTGGTGATCGGCGAAACCACGCCCGAGGGATCACCTGTGCCCGCCCGCGCTGTAACACTCCGCAACAGCTGA